A single region of the Anoplolepis gracilipes chromosome 1, ASM4749672v1, whole genome shotgun sequence genome encodes:
- the LOC140666860 gene encoding UDP-glycosyltransferase UGT5-like isoform X1, protein MVCLSCRMSLKLILIVSILWMIADAARILVIIPEPSYSHQVAFRPITMELARRGHEVIIFTPIPINNSTLPNYIEVKLSFSSYKVIPNVDILRLATLGIESLMHDFYQRNEEMTESALSNPVMQQLIAPNSTEKFDLIIMEYLFFDSFLALAYRFNASLIGIASVPPTASHHYLFGNPISWAYLPDLCANLDQDMNLLDRFVNAYYNLYQILWHQYMIVPVQEKMVKKYFGNNVPPLHELISTMDLLLANSHLFLYPHPSIPGIIPIRGSRQINQNDHLPQDLKKILDDAKEGFIYFSLGSNVKGTFLSAERRDMFRKTFEKLPYKVLWKYESELPDKPNNVITRKWLPQHAVLAHPNIRLFIYQGGLQSTEETIENGVPVIGLSVLADQHYNVKQLETYGAGKKLSITNINENELRKTIFEIITNSSYKNNIIRLRDLLKDLPYNPLDNAVWWIEHVIRHKGAKHLWSNTRNMPWYKIQLWDIGLIILVLSVLIVYISVLIIRFIFRIVKRKLIWKRCPEREESREKKQQ, encoded by the exons ATGGTGTGCTTGTCCTGCAGAATGTcgttaaagttaattttaatagtgtCGATCCTATGGATGATCGCTGACGCCGCCCGCATCCTTGTAATCATTCCAGAACCATCTTACAGCCATCAG GTAGCCTTCAGACCAATAACAATGGAACTGGCACGAAGAGGTCACGAAGTGATCATTTTTACACCAATTCCCATAAACAATTCGACTCTTCCGAATTACATCGAGGTGAAATTGAGTTTTTCCTCTTACAAAGTGATACCGAACGTAGACATCTTAAGGTTAGCTACATTAGGGATAGAGTCACTTATGCACGACTTCTATCAACGTAACGAAGAAATGACTGAGAGTGCGCTATCCAATCCCGTCATGCAACAACTGATAGCGCCCAACAGCACTGAGAAGTTCGACCTGATCATCATGGAATACCTATTTTTCGACTCGTTTCTCGCACTCGCGTACCGCTTCAATGCATCGCTGATCGGAATCGCGTCGGTACCGCCTACGGCTAGTCATCACTACCTGTTCG GAAATCCTATATCATGGGCTTATTTGCCGGATTTGTGTGCGAATTTGGATCAAGATATGAATTTGCTGGACCGTTTCGTCAACGCGTACTACAACCTTTATCAAATACTCTGGCATCAATATATGATTGTCCCCGTGCAAGAGAAGATggtcaagaaatattttgggAACAATGTGCCGCCCCTTCATGAGCTGATCTCGACGATGGACTTGCTTCTGGCGAATTCTCATCTGTTTCTTTATCCACATCCGTCTATTCCTGGGATCATTCCCATAAGAGGATCTCGTCAAATCAACCAAAATGACCATCTACCACAG GACCTGAAGAAGATTTTGGACGACGCGAAGGaaggatttatatatttcagtttaGGCTCAAACGTAAAAGGTACTTTTCTATCTGCCGAAAGACGTGACATGTTTCGGAAAACGTTCGAAAAATTACCCTACAAAGTATTGTGGAAGTATGAGTCCGAGCTCCCGGATAAACCAAACAACGTCATCACGAGAAAGTGGTTGCCGCAGCATGCAGTTCTAG CACATCCAAACATTCGGCTCTTCATATATCAAGGAGGTTTACAAAGTACCGAGGAAACGATAGAGAATGGAGTACCCGTGATTGGCTTGTCCGTTTTAGCCGATCAACATTATAACGTAAAACAATTAGAGACTTATGGAgcgggaaaaaaattatccattACTAACATAAACGAAAACGAGCTCAGAAAAACTATATTTGAAATCATCACGAATTCTAG TTACAAGAATAACATAATAAGATTGCGCGACCTGCTGAAGGATCTGCCTTATAATCCGTTGGATAACGCCGTTTGGTGGATCGAGCATGTCATACGTCACAAAGGAGCAAAGCATCTTTGGAGCAACACGCGAAATATGCCTTGGTACAAGATTCAACTATGGGACATAGGATTGATTATACTCGTATTATCTGTCCTCATTGTGTATATTAGCGTACTGATTATACGTTTCATATTTCGAATCGTCAAACGCAAACTGATATGGAAAAGATGTCCAGAGCGCGAAGAGTCGAGAGAGAAGAAGCAACAATAA
- the LOC140666860 gene encoding UDP-glycosyltransferase UGT5-like isoform X2, which produces MLNSKCSIIIVSMLWIVADAARILVIVPEPSHSHQVAFRPITMELARRGHEVIIFTPIPINNSTLPNYIEVKLSFSSYKVIPNVDILRLATLGIESLMHDFYQRNEEMTESALSNPVMQQLIAPNSTEKFDLIIMEYLFFDSFLALAYRFNASLIGIASVPPTASHHYLFGNPISWAYLPDLCANLDQDMNLLDRFVNAYYNLYQILWHQYMIVPVQEKMVKKYFGNNVPPLHELISTMDLLLANSHLFLYPHPSIPGIIPIRGSRQINQNDHLPQDLKKILDDAKEGFIYFSLGSNVKGTFLSAERRDMFRKTFEKLPYKVLWKYESELPDKPNNVITRKWLPQHAVLAHPNIRLFIYQGGLQSTEETIENGVPVIGLSVLADQHYNVKQLETYGAGKKLSITNINENELRKTIFEIITNSSYKNNIIRLRDLLKDLPYNPLDNAVWWIEHVIRHKGAKHLWSNTRNMPWYKIQLWDIGLIILVLSVLIVYISVLIIRFIFRIVKRKLIWKRCPEREESREKKQQ; this is translated from the exons atgttgaattcaaaatgttcaattataatagtgtCGATGTTATGGATTGTCGCTGATGCTGCTCGCATTCTTGTAATCGTTCCAGAACCATCTCATAGTCATcag GTAGCCTTCAGACCAATAACAATGGAACTGGCACGAAGAGGTCACGAAGTGATCATTTTTACACCAATTCCCATAAACAATTCGACTCTTCCGAATTACATCGAGGTGAAATTGAGTTTTTCCTCTTACAAAGTGATACCGAACGTAGACATCTTAAGGTTAGCTACATTAGGGATAGAGTCACTTATGCACGACTTCTATCAACGTAACGAAGAAATGACTGAGAGTGCGCTATCCAATCCCGTCATGCAACAACTGATAGCGCCCAACAGCACTGAGAAGTTCGACCTGATCATCATGGAATACCTATTTTTCGACTCGTTTCTCGCACTCGCGTACCGCTTCAATGCATCGCTGATCGGAATCGCGTCGGTACCGCCTACGGCTAGTCATCACTACCTGTTCG GAAATCCTATATCATGGGCTTATTTGCCGGATTTGTGTGCGAATTTGGATCAAGATATGAATTTGCTGGACCGTTTCGTCAACGCGTACTACAACCTTTATCAAATACTCTGGCATCAATATATGATTGTCCCCGTGCAAGAGAAGATggtcaagaaatattttgggAACAATGTGCCGCCCCTTCATGAGCTGATCTCGACGATGGACTTGCTTCTGGCGAATTCTCATCTGTTTCTTTATCCACATCCGTCTATTCCTGGGATCATTCCCATAAGAGGATCTCGTCAAATCAACCAAAATGACCATCTACCACAG GACCTGAAGAAGATTTTGGACGACGCGAAGGaaggatttatatatttcagtttaGGCTCAAACGTAAAAGGTACTTTTCTATCTGCCGAAAGACGTGACATGTTTCGGAAAACGTTCGAAAAATTACCCTACAAAGTATTGTGGAAGTATGAGTCCGAGCTCCCGGATAAACCAAACAACGTCATCACGAGAAAGTGGTTGCCGCAGCATGCAGTTCTAG CACATCCAAACATTCGGCTCTTCATATATCAAGGAGGTTTACAAAGTACCGAGGAAACGATAGAGAATGGAGTACCCGTGATTGGCTTGTCCGTTTTAGCCGATCAACATTATAACGTAAAACAATTAGAGACTTATGGAgcgggaaaaaaattatccattACTAACATAAACGAAAACGAGCTCAGAAAAACTATATTTGAAATCATCACGAATTCTAG TTACAAGAATAACATAATAAGATTGCGCGACCTGCTGAAGGATCTGCCTTATAATCCGTTGGATAACGCCGTTTGGTGGATCGAGCATGTCATACGTCACAAAGGAGCAAAGCATCTTTGGAGCAACACGCGAAATATGCCTTGGTACAAGATTCAACTATGGGACATAGGATTGATTATACTCGTATTATCTGTCCTCATTGTGTATATTAGCGTACTGATTATACGTTTCATATTTCGAATCGTCAAACGCAAACTGATATGGAAAAGATGTCCAGAGCGCGAAGAGTCGAGAGAGAAGAAGCAACAATAA